The following proteins are encoded in a genomic region of Anomaloglossus baeobatrachus isolate aAnoBae1 chromosome 6, aAnoBae1.hap1, whole genome shotgun sequence:
- the LOC142244053 gene encoding polyadenylate-binding protein 1-A-like, which yields MPDNAVSHNTASLYVGDLCLDVTEAMLHEKFSPAGNILSIRVCRDKLTHQSLGYAYVNFQQPADAERALDTMNFEDMKGKPMRIMWCQRDPSIRKSGVGNVFIKNLDETIDSKLLYDTFSAFGNILSCKVVCDENGSKGYGFVHFETHESAQKAIDSLNGMILDNQKVFIGHFKSRKDREPELVARALFTNVYIKNFGENMDDERLKELFCKYGPILSVKVMTDANGTSKGFGFVNFETHEDALKAVGEMNGKDVNGKAIYVGRAQKKSERQAELRKRFEQIKQERITRSQGINLYIKNIADCIDDNLLYQVFSPYGTITSAKVMVDGRRSKGFGFVCFSTPEEAAKAVTEMNGRIIASKPLYVALAQRKKDRLVLLANQFMQRMDHTQMVPNQVINTYQPPLTPSYLMPPVPQAQNHAAYYPTGPIPQAMPSPNWTPQAFQNVPRAIRLAAHRPAMYSPLRPVYPAPRAMSVQPLANFSHQAMDPHSSHATAAATNISAVCSVPHQYSAPVYQQQLIIQPQVAVQQPTIVMEEQPTTSIVAPPPADQKQMLGELLFSRIQAMHPTLGSKITGMLLELDNTEILRMLESTEFLQTKVNEAVSVLQVYQAKQVVHQVVNNAAVVMAV from the exons ATGCCTGACAACGCCGTCAGCCACAATACAGCATCCCTGTATGTCGGGGACCTGTGTCTGGATGTCACAGAAGCTATGCTGCATGAAAAGTTCAGTCCTGCTGGAAACATTTTGTCCATCAGAGTATGCAGAGACAAGCTCACCCATCAGTCTCTTGGCTATGCCTATGTCAATTTCCAGCAGCCGGCCGACG CGGAGCGAGCTCTGGATACCATGAACTTTGAAGACATGAAGGGCAAACCGATGCGCATAATGTGGTGTCAGCGGGACCCATCCATAAGAAAGAGCGGGGTCGGCAATGTTTTTATCAAAAACCTGGATGAGACAATTGATAGTAAATTACTGTATGACACATTTTCTGCTTTCGGCAATATCCTGTCGTGTAAG GTCGTGTGTGATGAAAATGGATCTAAGGGCTATGGGTTTGTACATTTCGAGACCCACGAATCGGCCCAGAAGGCCATTGACTCGTTGAATGGTATGATCCTAGACAACCAGAAAGT GTTTATTGGACATTTCAAGTCCCGTAAAGATCGAGAACCTGAACTTGTAGCCAGAGCTTTATTCACCAATGTTTACATCAAGAACTTTGGAGAAAACATGGACGACGAACGGCTCAAGGAATTGTTCTGCAAATACG GGCCAATACTGAGCGTGAAAGTCATGACTGATGCAAATGGAACGTCCAAGGGATTCGGCTTTGTCAATTTCGAGACACACGAGGATGCCTTAAAA GCTGTGGGTGAAATGAATGGTAAGGATGTGAACGGTAAGGCCATTTATGTCGGAAGAGCCCAGAAGAAGTCAGAAAGACAAGCCGAGCTTAGGAAGAGGTTCGAGCAAATAAAGCAAGAACGGATCACCAGATCTCAG GGCATCAATCTCTACATTAAAAATATTGCAGATTGCATTGATGACAACCTCCTATATCAGGTGTTTTCTCCCTATGGCACCATCACCAGCGCGAAG GTCATGGTGGATGGTAGACGCAGCAAAGGGTTTGGTTTTGTCTGTTTCTCCACCCCCGAGGAGGCAGCCAAAGCGGTCACAGAGATGAACGGCAGGATTATAGCCTCCAAGCCCTTGTATGTTGCCCTGGCACAGCGCAAGAAGGACCGGCTAGTGCTTTTAGCCAACCAGTTTATGCAGAGGATGGATCATACCCAAATGGTACCCAACCAAGTCATCAATACCTACCAACCACCACTAACTCCCAGCTATTTAATGCCACCTGTTCCACAG GCCCAGAACCATGCAGCATACTATCCAACAGGACCGATACCACAGGCTATGCCAAGTCCTAACTGGACACCACAAG CGTTCCAGAATGTGCCAAGAGCCATCAGACTAGCGGCTCATAGACCAGCGATGTACAGCCCATTGAGGCCAGTATATCCAGCCCCACGGGCCATGTCAGTTCAGCCTCTAG CAAATTTCTCACATCAGGCAATGGATCCCCACTCCTCCCACGCCACTGCTGCAGCCACCAACATTTCTGCTGTGTGCTCTGTCCCACATCAATACTCTGCTCCAGTTTATCAGCAGCAGCTCATAATTCAGCCACAGGTTGCTGTACAGCAG CCCACAATCGTTATGGAAGAACAGCCAACTACCTCTATAGTAGCACCTCCTCCAGCCGACCAGAAGCAAATGCTTG gTGAACTTCTTTTCTCTCGAATtcaagccatgcacccaaccctagGTTCAAAAATCACTGGCATGTTGCTGGAGCTTGATAATACTGAAATTCTACGCATGCTTGAGTCAACAGAATTTCTCCAAACCAAG GTCAATGAAGCGGTTTCTGTTCTTCAAGTCTACCAGGCTAAACAAGTGGTGCACCAAGTCGTAAACAACGCTGCTGTAGTGATGGCCGTCTAA